ACATGTTTACGGCGGGCCAGGCAGCCCGCATGGAGGCTGTATTTGCCACCGGCGGTCCGCGCGCGGCAATGGCTGCGGCCAGCACCACGGCCGGCGTAACCAAAACCTCGGTGTACCCCAACCCGGCCACCGACGTGCTGAACATCGGCGTGCGCACCTCTGAGCGCGCCACCGTTACCGTGTACGACATCCACGGCCAGGTAATGCGCGGTGCCCGTTTCGACGCCACCACCGGCCAGGTAAACGTAGAGGGCCTGAACAAAGGCCTGTACCGCGTAACCATCGCCGATGGCCAGCAGGTAACGCAGCAAAGCTTCGTGAAGGAGTAAGCGCAAGCCCACAACCGGCACAAAACACAAGAGCCCGTCCTGAACTCAGGGCGGGCTCTTACGTGGCGTTAAGCCATCAGAAAATGATCCTGCGCAGCCGCGCTGGCAAAGCAAACGACTGATTTACAGGTAAAATAACAAAGTAAAACAAATACTTTGCTAAGTGCAATTCTCAACTTTCGCCAGCAAAAATACAGGATTGCATCTGTAAAACCTCGTCGGTAAGCTGCCCGGGGGCCGGTTTTTGTCAATTTTAAAAATTTGACAACAAACAGTTGCGTTTGTCTAGTCAAATTTCATAATTGTCGGCCCTAATTTTCGATTCTCTTATTTCTCTGCCCCTCTTTCTCCACAACCAAACCCCTTTTTCATGAAGAAAACCCTTTACGCTGCACTGGCCTGCCTGGGCCTATTCGCATCGGGAGCAAAAGCACAGACGACGCCGGTTCGTCAGTGCGCTACCATGGAAAACCTGGCCGCTCAACTAGCCGCCGACCCCACGCTGGCGCAGCGCCGGGCCGCTATCGAGGCCCAAACGGAGGCGTTTGCGGCCCGCCCGCAAACCACGGCCCAACGCGGCACTGCCGTTACGGTAACCATTCCGGTGGTGGTGCACGTGTTGTACAACACCACCGCCCAGAACATTTCGGATGCCCAGATTCAGTCGCAGATTGCGGTGCTGAACGAGGACTTCCGTAAGCTGAACGCCGACGTATCGAAAGTGCCGGCTGCATTTGCAGGCCTGGCCGCCGACGCCGGTATTCAGTTTACGCTCGCCAAGCAAGACCCCAACGGCAACCCCACCACGGGCATCCAGCGCAAGCAAACCACGAAAACCTCGTGGGGCACCGACGACCAGATGAAGAGCACGACCACGGGCGGCCTCAATGCCTGGCCCGCTGGCAAGTACCTGAACCTGTGGGTGTGCAACCTGTCGGGCGGCGTGCTGGGCTACGCGCAGTTCCCCGGTGGCCCGGCTGCTACCGATGGCGTGGTAATCCTGACGACGGCTTTCGGCAAGGGCGGCTCGGCCACCGCGCCGTTTAACCTGGGCCGCACCGGCACGCACGAAGTAGGCCACTGGCTGAACCTGAACCACATTTGGGGCGACGACAACGGCGCCTGCACCGGCACCGACAACGTTTCGGACACGCCCAACCAGGGTGGCCAGAACTACGGCTGCCCCACCTTCCCGAAGGCTTCGTGCTCGAACGGCCCGAACGGCGACATGTTCATGAACTACATGGACTACACCGACGACGCCTGCATGTACATGTTCAGCACGGGCCAGTCGTCGCGCATGAACGCGCTGTTTGCTACCGGTGGTGCGCGTGCTTCGCTGCTCACCTCTACCGGCGGCACGGCCCCCGGCACCACGCCTACTCCCACCACGCCCACGTACTGCGCCTCCAAGGGCAACAGCGTAGGCTACGAGTGGGTTGACCTGGTACAGCTCGGCTCGATCAACCGCTCGTCGGGTGCCAACGCAGGTTACTACAACGGCACGGCCCTGAGCACCTCGGTGGCAGCCGGCTCTACGCAAACCATCTACTACTCAGCCGGTTTCAGCGGCTCGGCTTACACCGAGTACTGGAAGATCTACATCGACTACAACCAGGACGGCGACTTCACCGACTCGGGCGAACTGGTAGCCAGCCGCTCGAGCAGCAGCAGCTCTACCCTGAGCGCCAGCTTTACGGTGCCCACCACGGCCAAAAGCGGCGCCACCCGCCTGCGCGTGGTGATGAGCGACAACTCGGCCACCACCAGCTGCAACACCTACAGCTACGGCGAAACCGAGGACTACACCGTCAACATCACGGGCGGCCTGCGTACCTCGGCCCCCAGCGCGGCTACTGCTGCCGACTACAAGCTGTTCCCGAACCCGGCTGCCGACGTGCTGAACCTGGTGCTGCCCGCCGAACACAGCCCCGCCAACGTGCAGGTAGAAGTGCTCGACGTACGCGGCGCGGCCATGAAACAAGTGCGCTACGATGGCTCGGGCATGCTGCAGGTACAAAGCCTGCCGGCCGGTGTGTACACCCTGCGCGTGCAGGACGGTGGCACCGTGGTGCACCAGCGCTTCGTGAAGCAGTAACCTGGGGCAACCGCCTAGGTTGCTCCCCTCCCCCGATAACCGATCAGCCCGCTTCGCCCTAGGTGAAGCGGGCTTTTTCGTGCCTGGCACCTAGGGGGATGTGTGGAAAGTGAGCGGAAAGGGCGTCCTGCTTCATCTGGCGTCCGCTTGTCGAAGCGAAGGAAGGCGTAAGCCAAGCATCTCTGCCGCTTCGTTTGAACGTCATGTCGAGCCCCGTCGAGACATCTCGCCGGATAGTATTGTCATCCTGAGCGTGAGCGAACCGAAGGAAGGCGTAGCCAAGGACCTTCTCACGTCAGGACCTCACCCCCCGGCCCCCTCTCCCGAAGAGAGGGGGAGTGTATGCTATCGGACGTCAGCACGCCAGATGCCTCGGCGGGGCTCGGCATGACAGTCAGAAAACCAGCCGAGCGCCTGTTGCACTTACTGCCGCGCTAACCCTAGGTGCTTCCGATAACTATTTTGCCGGGGCAGCAGTAAAGCAGAGTTGCACCCCCCGAAGCTCCTGCATTTCAGATGAAAACCCTGTACCTGATGCGCCACGCCAAGTCGAGTTGGAACTTCGACGGGCTGAGCGACAAAGAACGCCCCCTCAACGGCCGGGGCCGGGCCGATGCCCCGCAAATGGGGCAGGCACTGGCCACGCGCAACATCCGGCCCGATTTGCTGGTCAGCAGCCCGGCCGTGCGCGCCCTGAGCACCGCCGCCCTGGTGGCCAAGGAGCTGAACTACCCGCCCGATGGCATTCAGGTGATACCCGGCATTTACGAAGCCAACGCCGACCGCCTGCTCGACATTATTGCGGAGCTGCCCGACGAGGCCCGGAGCGTGCTGCTGGTGGGCCACAACCCTACCCTCACCGACACGGTAAACAGGCTGTCGGCGCACAGCGTGAACGACATGCCCACGGCCGCCGTGGTGTGCCTGCACTTTCATACCGACCACTGGGCCGAGGCGCACCGCACCAACTCCGAGTTCTATTTCTTCGATTACCCCAAGAACCACCACGATGAGTGAACCGCTGACCAGGTAAATGAGCGCCTGAGCGAAGCGGCCACGCTGCTGCCTTACTCGTTCGCCCGTTTCCGGCGTCGTGCATTCACGCATCGATCTTCTGCCATGCCGCACCCTGCTTCCTCTACCCCACCGCCCGCCGAACCTACCCTGCACAACCGCGAGCTAAGCTGGCTCACCTTTAATGCGCGGGTGCTGCAGGAGGCCCAATGCCCCGATGTGCCGCTGCTGGAGCGCCTGAAGTTTCTGGCCATCTTCTCCTCCAACCTCGACGAGTACTTTAAGGTGCGTGTGGCCACGCTGCGCCGCCTGCAAAAGCTTAAGCGCAAAACCCGCGCGAAGCTGGGCGACGACCCCACCGAGCAGCTGCAGCAGGTGCTGGAGGAGGTACGCCGGCAGCAAGAGCAGTTTGGGGCCACCTTTCGGGAGCAGCTGCTGCCCGAGCTGCACCGCCACCACATTCACCTGATTACGGAGCGCGACCTCGACGACGAGCAGCGCCACTGGGTGCACCACTACTTCCGCGAGCGGGTGCAGGATTTGCTTTCGCCCATGGTGCTCGACGACAACCTGCACTACCTGTTCTTGAAAGACCAGACCGTGTACCTCACGCTGTACCTCACGCAGCCCGCCAAAGGCAAAAAAGCCGAAGACGAGGAGCGCGTGCTGGTGATGGAGCTGCCCACCAAGCGCCACGGCGGGCGGTTTGTGGAGCTGCCCGCCCGCGGCGAGGAGCGCTACGTGATGTTTCTGGACGACGTAATCCGCACTTGCGCGGCCGAGCTGTTTCCGAAGTACCGCGCCGTGGAGGTGCACAGCATCAAGATTTCGCGCGATGCCGAGCTGGATATTCAGGAAGAAGTATCCGACAACGTGCTGGCCAAAATCAAGAGCAGCCTGAAAAAGCGCGAAACCGGCTACCCGGCCCGCCTGCTCTTCGACCCCGCCATGCCCAAGCCGGTGCTGCGCGCCATTATGCAGAAAACGGGCATCGGGCGCGAGGAGCTGGTGGAGGGCAGCCGCTACCACAACTTCCGCGACTTTTTCGGGTTTCCGGGGTTTGGGCTGAAGGAGCTGCAGTACGTGCCGCAGCCCACGCTGCCCCACCCCACGCTGCCGCGCAAAGACGACTCGCTGCTGGCGGCCATTGCCCGCCGCGACCACCTCATTCACTTCCCGTACCAGTCGTTCGACTACGTAACGCGGCTGCTGCGCGAGGCCGCCAAAGACCCCGACGTAACCGACGTATCCATTACGCTTTACCGCGTGGCCGACAAAAGCGCCGTGGCCAAAGCCCTGCTGAAAGCCGCCCAACACGGCAAGCGCGTAACGGTGGTGGTGGAGCTAAAGGCGCGCTTCGATGAAGAATCGAATATTCGTTGGGCCGAAAAGCTGGAGCGGGCCGGCGCTACCGTAATCTACGGGGCGCCCGAGCTGAAGGTGCACGCCAAGCTGCTGCTGATTACGCGGCAGGAAGCCGGCCACCCGCGCCAGTACGCCTACCTGAGCACCGGCAACTTCAACGAGGCTACCTCGCAGGTGTACGCCGACCACGGCTTGTTTACGGCCGATGCCCGGCTTACCACCGAGGCGGCGCGCCTGTTCGATTTCTTCCGCAACCACAAAGCTCCGGCGGCCTTCGAGCACCTGCTGGTAGCGCCGTTTGAGCTGCGGCAGCGCCTGCACCAGCTAATCGACGCCGAAATCAGCAACGCCGAAGCGGGCCAGGAAGCCTACATAATTCTGAAGCTGAACGCGCTGCAAGACGAGGAGATGATCCGGAAGCTGTACGCCGCCAGCCAGGCCGGCGTGCGCGTGGAGCTGCTCATCCGGGGCATTTCGTGCCTGGTGCCGGGGCAAGCCGGCCAAAGCGACAACATCACGCAGCGCGGCATCGTTGACCGCTACCTGGAGCACGCGCGGGTGTACGTATTCGCCAACGGCGGCCAGGAGAAGGTATACATCGCGTCGTCGGACTGGATGACGCGCAACCTCGACCGCCGCGTGGAAGTCGTGTTCCCCGTTTACGACCCCGAAATCAGGGAAGAGGTGCGCCACCTGCTCGATTTGCAGCGGCAGGACAATACCAAGTCGCGCGATTGGCAGAACGAGCTGCTGCGCGGCGCCACCCACGATAAACCCGTGCGGGCGCAGTTTGCCACCTACGAGTACCTGCGCAAAAAGCGGCGCAAGTAACCTAGGGAAGTGTAGCGCGGGCTTTAGCCCGCGTCCCCGGATAGTAATTTCTGACCTAGGGCGGAAGCGCGTGTAGCGCGGGCTTCAGCCCGCGTTTGCGTGAACGAAATCATTGGGGCGTTTGCCGTTCAATGGTAGTCGTGCTGGCAAACGCGGGCTGAAGCCCGCGCTACATTTCCCTAAGTCCAGAAATTACTACCCTGGGACGCGGACTACAACCGAAGGTCGGCGTAGCCAAAGTCCGCGCTACTGCGTGCTACACCGGCACCTAGGGCTGGCGGCCGAAGGCTTTTACGATGGCCGGGGTAATAAACAGCTCCAGGCTGCCGTAGGGCGCACCGGCAAACTTCGAGTCGATGATTTTGAGGCGGTCGGAGTTGGTGCGGTCGAAGGCGTCGAAGGCGTAGTTGTAGCGGTAGCCGGCTTCGGCGCCCAGCCACAGAAAATCGAAGATGGCCCGCTCCCACCGGCCGCGGAATTTTACTTCGGTTTCGCGCAGCTCCAGGGTGCGCAGGGCGCGGGTGTTGGGGTCGGGCTGCCCGTCGCTGGCCCGGCGGCTTAGCGGCGTACGCAGCTTGATGATGTAGTTGAAGCCATCGACGGTGTAGCCCGCGAAGAAGATAGAGTTGGGCGAAGCATTGTAGCGCATGGTTACGCGGGCCGGAAACAAGGCCTCGATACCCAGGCGCGGGTTGAAGGTGCGGTTGTAGAGCACGGCCGGGTACACGCTCTGGCGGCCAAAAGTGTAGCCCAGCTGCACCCCCACGCCCCACGAAAACGAGGGGCTGCGCTTCCAGCCGTACAAAAACTCCGACGACACCCGCAGGTAGTCGCGCAACGACAGGGCCGAGGAGGTGTAGTCGCCGCTCAGCTCACCCTTCACCCGGAAGATGTACCAGTTCACCTCGTTTACCGGCCGAATCACGGCCAGCTGGGCGCCCAGCGTCTTCAGGCCTTTATCCTCGATGTTGTCGTAGAGCTCGTACTCGGTGGGCGGGCTCCGGAACTGGAATTCCTCGCGCTCGTAGTTCACGCCCAAAATCATCTTCAGGTGCGGGTTGTTGAGCATCGGGATGTAGCCCTTGATGATGAGCCGTGCGTTCTTCTCGGCGTCGGTGGCGTAGTCGCGCAGGCCCACTACCTGGGCGCTCGATTCGGCCCGGAAGCGCGGCATGCGCTCGTAGTGGAATATTACGCCCTTGCTCGGGCCCATGCCCACCACCGAGGGCGTGGCAAACTCCTGCTCGTCGGTGGTAGAGTCGGGCTTGGCCGGCAAAGGGCGCGGGTACACCTGCCCCGGCGGCGTAATCTGGGCCTGGGCCGAAGCAGCGGCTAGCAGCAGCACCGCAACGGCGCCGCCGCAATGTGAAAGCAAACGTGAAGGCATGAGTAAAAGCGGCTAGAGTGGCCGATTGGTCGGAACAGGGGGCGCCGGCGGCGCTTTGCTTCTAACGGTACCGGCCCCGAAATGGCTGTTGGTCGGGGCCAATTTTTCGCTTCAAAACCGAAGGCCCGCCCGCTCAGCCCGTGTGCCCTAGGTGGGCGGCGGGTGCTGAAGGCGGGCAGGCCTTGGGTAGGGTGAGAGTTGTCAGTTATTAGTTGTCAGTTATTAGTTGCCAGTTCATAGTTGCCGGTTGGGTGAACTCGGTGTTGACCCCTGGTCTTCCCTAGGTCGTGCACCGGTGAGCATCAACTGACAACTAATAACTGACAACAACTGACCTAGAACAGGAAGTCGAAGCCGACGTTGACGAGGCGCTCCTCGCCTACCGAGTAGGTGGCATTGATAACGGCCTGCTTAAGCACGTCGATCCAGATGCCGCCGCCCACGCCCGTGTGGAAGGCGCGCAGGCCCGTGCGGGTATCCTGCGAGCTGTACACGCGGCCGGCATCGGCCAGGCCCAGGATACCGAACTTGCCGGGCACCAGGTACGCGTTGAAGCTAAAGAGCTGAATGCGTGCCTCGGCGTTGGCGTAGGTTACGCTGCGGCCGGCAAAGCGCGTGCGGCGGTAGCCGCGCAGGTTGGTGGTGCCGCCCAGGGTGTTGGCCTGGTAAAAGCGGTAGTCGCCGAGGTTGCGCGCGGCCCCAATGCGGCCCGCCCAGGTAAGCTGGAAGGGGAAGTTGGGCGAAACGTAGAAGCGCACTTCCGAAGCCAGGCGGCCGTACTGCAGCTGCTCGCCGTTGAGCTGGCGGTTGTACTCGGCCGAGCCCGTAATGCGCAAGCCAATGCGCGGGTTTTTCGGCGACGAGCTGGCATCCAGGTTAAAGTAGGCGCGGCCGCCGGCGTAGCGGTTCAGTTGAAAGTCGGAGGCCCGGATGCCCGTGGCGGCCCTGCTTACTCCGTTGCCGGTTACCGGGTCGAGGCCTTCGCTGATTTCGCGCCCCAGGTCTTCGCGGCTGATGCGCCACTGGTCGTACTGCGGCCCGAAGCCCACTTTCAGAAAGCTGAACAAGTCGCGCTCGAGGGTAGGCGCAAACGAGAAGCGCGAGAAGCGGATGCGGTAAGTATCGTTGATGACGCGGTTGCCGAGGGCATTGCCGCCGCCTTCGCTCTGGGCCACGTTGCGGGTGTCGTTGCCTTTGCCGAAGTAGTTGTAGAGCAGCTGCGGCCCGTAGAGCTGCGAGCTAACCAGCAAATCGTACTTGCCCAGCACATCGGTGAAGGTGCCGTTGTAGCGCACGTTGTAGGCGCGGCGCGCGGGGGCGTAGTTGGCCACCAGGGTTTGCTCGGTGGCAAACGGCTCGCGCCGGAAGCCGAAGGTGCGCAGCGTGGCGCCGCCGCCCACAAAAATACCGTCGTCGATGTTGTAGCCGAAGTAGGCAGCCGGGCCAAAGTAAGGCAGCTTGTAGTCTTTGCGGTCGGTGCGCGAGGCGTAGTCGTACTGGCTTACCTCAATGCCCGGCTCCAGGCGCAGGCGCGTTTCGCGGCCCGGCACAATTACGTTGCCGGTGTCGGCGTCGTACACCTGCAGGGAGTGCGGGCGCAGCAGCGAGCCGCCCACGCGGCTTTCGTCCACGATGGTGTCGCGGTCGGTGCCGCCGATGATGCGCACCCGGATGCCGCTGGGCACGTTGCCCGTTACGCGGTACGAGTCGTTGCCGGCAAAGCCGTAGAGGCGGATTTCCTTTGTCACCTTGCCGTCGTAGGTCTGGTCCCAGAGGGTTTTGG
The sequence above is drawn from the Hymenobacter sp. YIM 151858-1 genome and encodes:
- a CDS encoding GEVED domain-containing protein; the protein is MKKTLYAALACLGLFASGAKAQTTPVRQCATMENLAAQLAADPTLAQRRAAIEAQTEAFAARPQTTAQRGTAVTVTIPVVVHVLYNTTAQNISDAQIQSQIAVLNEDFRKLNADVSKVPAAFAGLAADAGIQFTLAKQDPNGNPTTGIQRKQTTKTSWGTDDQMKSTTTGGLNAWPAGKYLNLWVCNLSGGVLGYAQFPGGPAATDGVVILTTAFGKGGSATAPFNLGRTGTHEVGHWLNLNHIWGDDNGACTGTDNVSDTPNQGGQNYGCPTFPKASCSNGPNGDMFMNYMDYTDDACMYMFSTGQSSRMNALFATGGARASLLTSTGGTAPGTTPTPTTPTYCASKGNSVGYEWVDLVQLGSINRSSGANAGYYNGTALSTSVAAGSTQTIYYSAGFSGSAYTEYWKIYIDYNQDGDFTDSGELVASRSSSSSSTLSASFTVPTTAKSGATRLRVVMSDNSATTSCNTYSYGETEDYTVNITGGLRTSAPSAATAADYKLFPNPAADVLNLVLPAEHSPANVQVEVLDVRGAAMKQVRYDGSGMLQVQSLPAGVYTLRVQDGGTVVHQRFVKQ
- a CDS encoding SixA phosphatase family protein gives rise to the protein MKTLYLMRHAKSSWNFDGLSDKERPLNGRGRADAPQMGQALATRNIRPDLLVSSPAVRALSTAALVAKELNYPPDGIQVIPGIYEANADRLLDIIAELPDEARSVLLVGHNPTLTDTVNRLSAHSVNDMPTAAVVCLHFHTDHWAEAHRTNSEFYFFDYPKNHHDE
- the ppk1 gene encoding polyphosphate kinase 1; protein product: MPHPASSTPPPAEPTLHNRELSWLTFNARVLQEAQCPDVPLLERLKFLAIFSSNLDEYFKVRVATLRRLQKLKRKTRAKLGDDPTEQLQQVLEEVRRQQEQFGATFREQLLPELHRHHIHLITERDLDDEQRHWVHHYFRERVQDLLSPMVLDDNLHYLFLKDQTVYLTLYLTQPAKGKKAEDEERVLVMELPTKRHGGRFVELPARGEERYVMFLDDVIRTCAAELFPKYRAVEVHSIKISRDAELDIQEEVSDNVLAKIKSSLKKRETGYPARLLFDPAMPKPVLRAIMQKTGIGREELVEGSRYHNFRDFFGFPGFGLKELQYVPQPTLPHPTLPRKDDSLLAAIARRDHLIHFPYQSFDYVTRLLREAAKDPDVTDVSITLYRVADKSAVAKALLKAAQHGKRVTVVVELKARFDEESNIRWAEKLERAGATVIYGAPELKVHAKLLLITRQEAGHPRQYAYLSTGNFNEATSQVYADHGLFTADARLTTEAARLFDFFRNHKAPAAFEHLLVAPFELRQRLHQLIDAEISNAEAGQEAYIILKLNALQDEEMIRKLYAASQAGVRVELLIRGISCLVPGQAGQSDNITQRGIVDRYLEHARVYVFANGGQEKVYIASSDWMTRNLDRRVEVVFPVYDPEIREEVRHLLDLQRQDNTKSRDWQNELLRGATHDKPVRAQFATYEYLRKKRRK